One stretch of Pelmatolapia mariae isolate MD_Pm_ZW linkage group LG3_W, Pm_UMD_F_2, whole genome shotgun sequence DNA includes these proteins:
- the LOC134622933 gene encoding carcinoembryonic antigen-related cell adhesion molecule 5-like — protein sequence MDPLSLKSLLLLLPLLGCCVGQGILAEGPVAALLGGNVTLKTTITNQNPSVIIWNFNGANNVATFTGGSVKVNAAYTGRVSLNPTDGSLTLSALKPGDSGDYSVTVITSDTLAGETKLQVVEPVSDVIINSNVPDAIEYNSTVILTCSAKGSLLSFKWINGSAPIVVDGTRITEMKTNLSSVLTIKNVLRTDLVGPIYCSASNSLTTKSTTTPFNLTVYYGPDDVTITPANPPKFVQAGSTFNLSCSASSLPSASFTWYYNGTMIGTSSSVLTLDMIKAQGYTKAADYTCRAENPKSKRNVASPAVSFAIMEGISSVKIIGPTGVLIADNSTANLSCQATGGTVGDIDWLKDGKPLGPSSPRVVFAADKTSVQISPLQKDDNGRFTCRVSNAVSSKEAHYNMQVVYGPEQPTITARKAVEVNQREELTCSAASVPPANYTWKLNGTATTTTAAVFIIASATYKDTGTYTCEARNIITGKTTSTSHNLSVRGEGTLDGLSDGAIAGIVIAVIIAVVLVVVGVYYYCRQKVPVLQMSKQCEERYSPAPCFPPLCLPLHDLPGNVLHSSHASAY from the exons ATGGATCCGCTCTCCCTGAAgtcgctcctgctcctgctgccGCTGCTCG GATGCTGTGTGGGGCAGGGCATTCTGGCCGAAGGTCCCGTGGCTGCACTTTTGGGGGGAAATGTCACCCTGAAAACTACGATTACGAACCAGAACCCCAGCGTCATAATCTGGAATTTCAATGGCGCAAATAATGTGGCTACATTTACAGGTGGATCTGTGAAAGTGAATGCAGCTTACACGGGGAGAGTTTCGCTTAACCCCACCGACGGCTCCTTGACCCTGTCCGCCCTGAAGCCTGGGGACAGCGGGGATTATAGCGTCACTGTGATAACATCTGATACTCTAGCCGGAGAGACTAAACTTCAGGTGGTCG AGCCCGTCTCCGACGTGATCATCAACTCCAACGTTCCTGATGCCATTGAATACAACAGCACTGTGATTCTTACCTGCAGCGCTAAAGGCTCCTTGCTCAGCTTCAAATGGATCAACGGCAGCGCGCCCATCGTGGTCGACGGCACACGCATCACAGAGATGAAG ACGAACTTGTCCAGCGTGCTGACCATCAAAAATGTTCTGAGGACGGACCTGGTGGGTCCGATCTACTGCTCAGCATCTAACTCGCTGACAACGAAATCTACCACCACCCCTTTCAACCTCACCGTCTACT ACGGACCTGATGATGTCACCATCACGCCTGCAAATCCACCCAAGTTCGTCCAGGCAGGTTCCACGTTCAACCTGAGCTGCTCGGCCAGCTCCCTGCCGTCCGCCTCCTTCACATGGTACTATAACGGGACAATGATTGGGACTTCCAGCTCCGTCCTCACTCTGGATATGATCAAAGCCCAAGGGTACACGAAGGCGGCTGATTACACCTGTCGGGCTGAAAATCCCAAGAGCAAACGCAACGTCGCTTCCCCGGCTGTTTCCTTTGCCATTATGG AGGGAATCTCGAGTGTTAAAATCATCGGTCCGACTGGTGTCCTCATCGCCGACAACAGCACGGCAAACCTCAGCTGCCAGGCGACGGGGGGCACCGTGGGGGACATAGACTGGCTGAAAGACGGTAAACCTCTAGGGCCTTCCAGCCCTCGTGTGGTTTTTGCTGCTGACAAAACTTCAGTGCAGATCAGCCCGCTGCAGAAGGACGACAATGGAAGGTTCACCTGTCGGGTCAGCAACGCCGTCAGCAGCAAAGAAGCCCACTACAACATGCAGGTCGTCT ATGGTCCTGAACAACCGACTATAACGGCTAGAAAAGCCGTGGAAGTCAATCAGCGAGAGGAGCTCACCTGCTCCGCTGCATCTGTTCCTCCTGCCAACTACACCTGGAAGTTAAACGGCAccgcaactacaaccacagcggCGGTGTTCATTATTGCAAGTGCAACATACAAAGACACTGGAACGTACACATGTGAGGCACGCAACATCATCACTGGCAAGACCACCTCCACCAGCCACAACCTGTCTGTCCGAG GGGAGGGAACGCTGGATGGTCTCTCAGATGGAGCCATTGCTGGAATCGTCATCGCCGTCATCATTGCTGTGGTCCTCGTTGTCGTAGGCGTCTATTATTACTGCCGACAGAAAGTCCC AGTGCTTCAAATGTCCAAACAGTGTGAGGAACGTTACTCCCCCGCTCCGTGTTTTCCTCCGCTGTGTCTGCCACTTCATGACCTCCCAGGAAACGTTCTTCATTCCTCTCATGCCTCGGCGTATTGA